The Arachis ipaensis cultivar K30076 chromosome B05, Araip1.1, whole genome shotgun sequence nucleotide sequence CTAAGCCACCATGagttacatttttttttatcCCTAACACGATTTATGTGTAACTAGTCACCCCTCAAGACCCTAGCACGATTTATGTATTACTATGGTAAGGCACATTAGACTGGGACGATTTACATTCAAAAACACAAATCTCATGACTATGGAATAATTTATGTGCTAAAAGAGGTTATAAATAAAGGAGAACCATGAATATCGATCCATAGTGAAGTTAAGAGTtttaggaagatggctgagaatGTGTTTTTGTAGTTCATTACcagaaaaaaattgataaaaaagtAAGGGTATAAGGTTCAATAGTAAAAAGTAGGTCAGAATGTTCGTATTTAGTAAATCCTTCAACGAATGTAGAGGATTTACGAAATAGTATATTATTAGAAGTAaataaaattacaataaaaaataaataaaattcatatgaataaaattaaaaaaaaattatacacaaCATAAATATAACATAAATATATTACAATAAAAtatacacaaaaaaataaaaatatcattaaaattaataaaaataagaatttatataaaaatatttgtcatataaataaaaaaatacaataaaaataaataaaaaattatatgaacaaaatcaaataaaataaaaaaaattcataaaaaatataNNNNNNNNNNNNNNNNNNNNNNNNNNNNNNNNNNNNNNNNNNNNNNNNNNNNNNNNNNNNNNNNNNNNNNNNNNNNNNNNNNNNNNNNNNNNNNNNNNNNNNNNNNNNNNNNNNNNNNNNNNNNNNNNNNNNNNNNNNNNNNNNNNNNNNNNNNNNNNNNNNNNNNNNNNNNNNNNNNNNNNNNNNNNNNNNNNNNNNNNNNNNNNNNNNNNNNNNNNNNNNNNNNNNNNNNNNNNNNNNNNNNNNNNNNNNNNNNNNNNNNNNNNNNNNNNNNNNNNNNNNNNNNNNNNNNNNNNNNNNNNNNNNNNNNNNNNNNNNNNNNNNNNNNNNNNNNNNNNNNNNNNNNNNNNNNNNNNNNNNNNNNNNNNNNNNNNNNNNNNNNNNNNNNNNNNNNNNNNNNNNNNNNNNNNNNNNNNNNNNNNNNNNNNNNNNNNNNNNNNNNNNNNNNNNNNNNNNNNNNNNNNNNNNNNNNNNNNNNNNNNNNNNNNNNNNNNNNNNNNNNNNNNNNNNNNNNNNNNNNNNNNNNNNNNNNNNNNNNNNNNNNNNNNNNNNNNNNNNNNNNNNNNNNNNNNNNNNNNNNNNNNNNNNNNNNNNNNNNNNNNNNNNNNNNNNNNNNNNNNNNNNNNNNNNNNNNNNNNNNNNNNNNNNNNNNNNNNNNNNNNNNNNNNNNNNNNNNNNNNNNNNNNNNNNNNNNNNNNNNNNNNNNNNNNNNNNNNNNNNNNTGTATTACTTCTTTTATCATTTACTAaactattttttatatgtatattttttatgaattttatttttatttgattttattcatatgatttttatctatttttattgtattttttattcatatgacaaATATTGTTgtataaattcttatttttatgatatttttatttttttgtttatataaattcttttttttatcttttattgtactatatttatgttgtatataaaatcttttatttttttatttggttttattcatatgaattttatttattttttatcgtAATTTTATTTACTTCTATAATATACTATTTACGAACACTCTGACCTACTTTTTACTACTGAATGTTACACCTTtactttttcattaatttttctcTAGTAATGAACTACAAAAACACATTCTCAGCAATATTCCTAAAACTCTCAACTTAACTATGGATCGATATTCATGGTTCTCCTTTATTTATAACCTCTTTTAGCACATAAATTATTCCATAGTCATGAGCTTTGTATTTTTTAATGTAAATCGTCCCAGCCTAATGTGCCTTACCATAGTAATACATAAATCGTGCTAAGGTTTTGAGGGATGACTAGTTACACATAAATCGTGCTAGGCCGCTAGGGCAATGAGCTTTAGGATAAAAAAATATAACTCATGGTGGCCTAGGACGATTTACACATAAATCGTCCAAGATAACATGattcatatattatttaaaacacaaaagtttaggacgatttatatattatataatctaGGAGAATCACGTTTTTAAAATCCATTTAGGGGAATCGAGTAATTTAGTTCTTctcttaatttatttaaataaaaaagcccCGTATATATCGTTTTCATAAAGTTATAGTAATTAATCATACTGGTCCCAGTATCTGTTAATGGAGTTTGGAGTATTCATTTGCATTTAACAACCGTTCGCTCTTCCTCGTCACTGATCTTGTACCGAATTACCGAAACGTCCCCTTCTTCTTGTTCTAACATAAGATAATTTTTGCATGATGAATAATAACATTGACAAGAGCTAAAAACTTATAAACAATTGcaatttctctcttcttttctcatcACTTTGTATAACTCCAGGTAAGTAACTCTTCGCTTGAATCTCTTTTTTTATAGAGTGACTCTTTCAATATCAATAATAATCTTAATCTCTTTTGAGCATGtagttccaatttttttttttctaaaagatattttaaaaaattcatatGGTTCAGTTCTGGAATAATTTGCAATCAGCATGTTCCTTCTAAGGAAGAAAAGCCAGAATGAGCTGAAAAATGATTCCTCTTGTCAAGATGCAAAGGTAAAGCTttctatatataatatttctctACTGGGTATTTTTTATAATAGGAAAATATTTATGCTTGTTCATTATCATAACTATGTACCATGATTCGTCATGTTTTTGAGTTTGGGTTAGAAATGTTAGTAGAAAGAAAATATTATGTTGAGAATAAGGAACAAGTGAAAGTGAAACAGGTTAGTGAACTGAAGGCTTTTATTGGAACCCTGGCCCTAAGTGAGCGTAGTTTAAAGTACTGCACAGATGGATGCCTAAGAAGATACCTTGAAGCTCGGAACTGGGATCTTCATAAATCCAAGAAAATGCTTCTTGACTCGCTCAACTGGAGGTCCTCCTTTAAGCCCGAGGAAATTCGCTGGGTAACTATCTTCCCAACATTATACTATTTTATAGATCATACATTCATATCAGATAAGTAGCGTTTTGTTTTTAGAAACTAGGACTGAAACTGGGGATAGAAACTCAGTATTATGTTTGATAGTTTGGAACTAAAATTTTAGTGTCGGAATTCAAAATTCCAATCCCTTCAATATCTTTAAAAAGTGGGGACACAGCAAACTAAAATTTTTGGGGACTTAATcgtaaaaaatattttcatttaactttttaaattctaaatccaCTTCTCAATTtctatatttatcttaaattaaatataatactaagacttaatttagttttcatttttcaaTCTCAATCTCCCAGTCTTCGATTCCGTTCTAAAGGCAGCCTTAGTGCATTTAATTCAAAATTATCATAATAACGGATTCAAGCCGTAGAATTATCATGTTAGGTGCCTATACTACACTCTTTGAGACCCTTTTCGGACCCTATATTGTCCTTGATAGCATGTATATAGCTAATATTAGTAATTTGTGTTTGCGAATTGCAATTGAACTATTTCCTACAATCAGAGCGATGTAGCACATGAAGGTGAGACAGGGAAAGTCTTCAGAGCAAACCTTCATGACCGAGTTGGAAGAACTGTCCTTATAATGAAGCCAGGGATGCATAAGGTCAACATTTTAATCCACTTATAATTCAAGTaactttccttttagtttttaaTAGATTGTTGTTAACTTGGCAATTATATTGTCAGAACACGACAGCCCCGGAAGATGGCACCAAGTATTTTGTTTACCTAATGGAAAATGCCGTTCTTAATCTTCCTGAAGGACAAGAAAAGATGACATGGTTGCTAGACTTTGATGGATTTTCACTGAGAACTAATATCCCTATCAAAACATCGCGTGATATTATTTACATTTTACAAAACCACTATCCAGAAAGGCTTGGTGTTGTTATTTTTTACAATCCACCAAGAATCTTTGAGGCCTTCTTCAAGGTTTGTTCCTCCCCCTCCCTTATATTTCACTTTTGGGTGGCTTTGCTTTATTCTCACCAAGTATTTTGTTTTTCTCATGCATCTTTAAGCTTTgctatttcttcttgttttgatacAGACATGTCCTAATATCGTAAATGTTTTAGAACAATTGCGAATTCTATTTTGCAGTAAATGGTTTGGTTAACATCTTTAAGCATGTAGTAGTTTGAATGATGAGGTTTTAGCAGTGCCTGTTACTCTTACTACTTTGATTCTGATAGGCTGTGAGATACTTCATAGACCCCAAGACAGCACAGAAGTTGAATTTTGTATATCCTAATGATAAGGACAGTGTGGAGCTCATGAACTCACTCTTCGACGTAGAAAATCTTCCTAGTGAGTATGGGGGAAAAGCTACTCTAAAATATGATCATGAAGAGTTCTCAAGATTGATGCTTGAGGACGATGTGAAAACTGCCCAGTTTTGGGGCCTTGATGAGAAGTCACACCACACTAACAATGGTCAATCTGGGGGAGAGGTTgcatcataattcataatcaCAATGATCTCATGTGATGAATGTTGATATATTTGTATTCTAAGGAAAATTTAGACGCAAGCTTGGAATTTGGAAATAATCACAAAACTCTAGTCTATTTTGTGAACATCAATTGCAATGTAGTTGCACACCTGAGTTAGTGAAAGACAAAGTAGAAATATGTAACACTAGTTGTATTTGTCCTTACCAGATTAAAGTCACAGTGTGAATCATAATATGGATTATAGAAGCCGGGTCAACCTTAACATAATTAATTATGCATAATCAGGTACCAAAACTTTACACCTTGATGTCTAACTTCACTTACAaagcatatacatatacatatacatatatgaaATCAAAGGGCTAAAGCACAATCAAACACAATTTAGGTTTGGCAAGAGGAGGGGTGATATTGATGATACATACATGAAAATGAAACCAAAGAGCTAAAGCTTCATGAGGACTATCTATGTATTACTGTCACATTTAGTTTCTCACAGTTACAGTTCGTTGGAAGAGAGGCACTCCTCGACGAGCTCGCGCAGGTTGGGATTCTCCAATGCAGCAGCAACTCTCTCTTTATCATTTAACTGCTTATTCACTGCAACAACAGAAAATTGGTAGAATCCAAAACTTGTGTTATGATGAGGATTGAGCATAGTTTTTAACAGAGAGAACATGAAACATAAAGtattcatattcatattcatattcaAATTCAGGGTGTAGTAGTAACCCCAGAATCCTCATGCTAAACGCTGAAAAACAAAGGGAAATGGTAGCTTCACCTGATACTTCATCAGCATGAGATCCCGGAGACACTTTGATATCTACCTGCAAAAAGAAATTTCAGAGTCATATGCTACATGCCATTAACAAAATAATCAAGAGAATAAAGGTTACATTCTCAATGCATAGAAATgaacttttataactttataatgataaaaaaaattattagttataTTAATTCCTACTATTGCTGCAGAGAAAATTATGAGCATCTTTTAATTAGTACTTACTAGTTCGCAATTGCTTGAATTAGTACCAAAAAAAATGTATAGTACATGGAAATGCTATTTTGacataacaacaatgatgttactCCAACACGGTCCACAAGTATTTTTCATTGTCCGACACAAAACAGATTAGGAtaacaaattattattattattagatttaatttctttttaatgagaaaataaaataggaggCAATTAATTGAGAGTGGGAAAAAAGCAGGAGGTGCCATGTGGCAGACAAAGCAGAATAGAAGGGGAACATGGTAGCATACCTTATAATGAGGAGGGAAGAAGTGCTTCAGTTTCACTCTCAGACAAAGACCAATCACCGTCGCCATGCTGCAGTGCTGCACGGTCGGCGTAAATGTTATCCTAAACAATCAAATTACAAATATGAATTCAGGATCCATCAAttccataaataaataaattcaaagatgaaaataatctataaattaaaagttaaagcTCACAAAATCCGGCCAAGCTTGTCATCGACAGTAATAGATTCCTCGGAAAGAACACTTAGCTGCTCCAAGGAATAAGGATGTTCGGGATCCCTAATATCCCTCACGAAATTTGTCGAATCTTAGTTAAGGATCCGCAAAAACGTTATTCATCTTTTGAATTCAATTAATTAAATTCCATCGCAACAAAAacacgaaaataaaaaaaaaaattatatagctGCAATAAACTAGAGTTTGACATGTTATTTTTCTAAATAGtaccaaattaaagagaaaaaattaagaagaaaaaagaagaagaaggaggaaaagaggATATCATAAATATCGAGAGGATCAACAGCGTCATCAGTGGGATGGGGATCTTCGGAGCGAGAGATCCTCTCCTTCTTTTCGTGAACAACAGGGTTTGCATTTATCAGACCCAACGTCAtcttcaagttcttcttcttcaaaactcaccgggctttcttttctctttctgcaATTCCACTTCCGCTAATCAACCAATTTACTCAAatgaatgaaatgaaattgatctcatatattatattatattattattaaacaCTCCCTACTTTACTTACCTGTTACCTCCAATTTCCACTTCCTCTACTTATATCAATAGTTCAATACTactgtttagtgtttagtgtttactACTTTATATTCCGATGACAGGAATCTACACAAGTTTCATTTCACTATAATAatcaattaaaaggaatttttataaaacaaaaataagtaaataaataaatatattttattttaatctattataaacttaaaattatatataatcatTATTATTCCCCTCTCTTACTAACTAGTCCGGAACTGTATGATGCACGggcctttttttttttccaatgatTCAATTGAATGTGTAATGTGTTACCTCAAATGGAACATGGGCCGGCCCGACCAACTAACCATCCGACCCGAGCAGTCAGGTGCAAGGCGCCCAGACGCCGACCCCCGACCCGGTCCCTGACAGCTTTATCACAGCTATACGGAAGGAGCATCGAAGAGAGTGGGCATATCCTTCCTGGGCCCATCcctgacacggtatatatggggaaggtTCTACCATTTCTCCAAGGTACATCACACATCACTCCCCCCCTCTTTTTTCCTGCACACTctactgactagagcgtcggagtgtctttgcaggtgacacccctcTCTTCGAGTCCGACTTCAACTTCTCGAGTTTTTCTTCGTGTTCCGCTGATTTCTCGTTCCCTCCTTGCGCTAGAAGTACTGACTCCTCCGGGAATTCCGAGTCCACTTCCAGCACCGAGGGCTAAAGCTGTGTAGTCGCTAACCTCATAAGTTCTGCTAGTTCCTACCGTTCTAGCAACTCTACGGCTCCTTTACTCGAGAACGCGGAAATACAAAAATACACCTAAACGTCAAAAAACAACATCTTGAGCAAATACGACAATATGGAAATTTTATGCAAACTAGCCGAATAGTAACGGCAACAAAAACGGGCACCACCACAAAAATGAAGCAACGTAATGGCAAAACAACCGCACTCGAATCACGAGCAAGCAAATGGTAACACAACCATCGCCCCGGTCCAGCACCGGAAAATAATAGCAACATCGGCAAATCTACCGACACCAAATCCACCGAGGGCCCCACTAGTCAGGGCTCCACGGCATAACACCAAGGCAAGTTACGCAACTCCTCGAGCAGCAGCACGCTACAAATTCATCCTTTTTCCCATTTATCTTTATTTTGTCCCTCTTTACTATTCATTTATAATTAGCCGTTAATTCGTTCAGATAATGGTAACTATCTATGTTTCCATTTACTAGTTCGAGCAATTTAACGGACCGGCTGCACGAACTAGATTCCCATCTTGGAAGAGTCCAACGGACGTAAGGTACAAGAGCCCTGGAGGGTAGGTAGCTCGAAAAAGTTAAACATTCGTGGCAACGGTTAGTGAAGAAACTAGGACATCCCCGGAAGGGTCAAGCGGCGGTCAAACGGAAGAGGGACCCGGCCGCCCCGGCTACAGTAACGCGACGTCCTGCTCCAGCAAGATAAGTTTAAGGGAAAACTCATGGAACCACAACATCGCGTCTCGGTAAGAAACGAAGTCACGGTGAAGACTGTCCACCCGGAAGAGGGACCAGAGTAGATGATCCAGGAAAAGATGGCGAAGGAATTGGGGGAACTCTTCATGTGCAACTGAACCAAGCGGCTAGAGATGCCCATAGTACCGCAGATGGGGCATATAGTCCGCTTTACCCCAGAGAGGACAACGACTGACGAGCCAACACGCCATCCTGATCTCCTGGCTCCGCTCGAGCAGTAGGGTACGAGGAAAGAATGATAGATCAGCGAAGAACTCCGGCTCATCCTACTGGAACAAGCGCCTGAGCTGAACAGGCAAACAGACACCCACGAGATGGCTCCTCTTAGAGACAAACTGCGGGTTTGGACGCTCCTTGAGATGTTTGAAGAACAGCCACTTAACGCAGGGTAACGGACTCTACTGCTGAAGGCCCTACGGCTTTGCTCAATAGTGGACGGAGGTGTACTTGAAAGACGTTAACCTACTCCTCTACCACCGGTCGCCAAGCCGGAGATAGGTAAACCACATTATCAGCTGCCGCTGATACTCCATAAACTGAACGGGACCCGGTTGACCCTTCCCAGGGTCCTCCAGCTGAGGGGTAACACGCTTTCCAGCCCTCCTGCAGTAGTTCGAGTCAAGCCACCGGCCACGGGACACCTTCGATCGTAAGAGAACCGTAAACTGTGTAAAAAAATGCTTGAACCTCAGAAGGTAGTAACTGCCGGTTATCATGGGCTGAGCCTACTCGAAAGAACGATCCCGAAACGGGGGCTATACCACTGGTGTCGTGGGGAGTATCTGAATAGACTCATGCATCAGGCAGACCAGCCCCACATCCGTAAAATCGTTTCCAACTGACTCAGGGAAAAACTTGTCGACCAGGACATACTGGCACATAAATCGTCGGAGGAAGAGTCGTGGAACCGAAGGAAGAGTAGAGGTCCCTCAAACGGCAAAACGTTCTTTAGCTACTACCTCAGGTAGGTCCTCCCCGAGCAGAACCAATCCACCTCCCACTGACGACCAAGAAACCACTATGGAACTTACTCCCTAGCCAACGGCCGAGGTCCAAAACACGAGTGATCGAACCTATCCTCCAGACGGGCACACAAGGAGAGGGAGCCTTGCACAACCTGGTACTGGAGAAGTTTAACAAACGAGTCAAGAAACTGGGAAAGGTTCATGAAGACGTCATTGCTTAGGGACAGAACCATCGAAGGTAAATGAACGCGCCACTGCTGGACGCTCAGCGACGTATAAAGGTTGGAACACCGGGGCTGAAGGGCACGATCCTGGTTCGGGGGGTCATCACGAAGCATAAGACGAACCAACAAACCATGCCCTTTGAGTTTGAATTGGCTAACAAGCATCTACTGAGACCGGCCCTAGAGATTCTACTAGGGTCGCGGGGGTTTGCAAACCAACCTCCGAGGCAGGTGTACCTCGAAGGTGGCACACAGGCGAAGAAGCCAACCTAAAAGCCAGTGGAAGTGATCCTTCAGACAGTAACGAACGCGGAATTAGCGTACAGCACCGAGCATCGAGTCTAGCATAACCCTATCGAGTTAACGGTTCCAGTAGTAGGAAGGGCGGTCCAGCCCAAAAACATCGTGGACTGCTTAACGAACCAGGCAAGAGTGCTGGTGAACCACTGAAATCTTCATAACAGCATCAGACGCTCTTCTCCAGTTCTCACGATCACGGTCAAAGAGGTCGAACGACATAGATTCAAGACGAGGAACGTCGCGAGATGAGTGCTTTATTTAGCCAACAACCCGGAAGGGAAGAAGGGCGTGGTCGTGGCGATGTTCGCGAGGAAGACAATACCGGTCCATATCCATCTCACCAAGA carries:
- the LOC107642873 gene encoding random slug protein 5 produces the protein MFLLRKKSQNELKNDSSCQDAKVSELKAFIGTLALSERSLKYCTDGCLRRYLEARNWDLHKSKKMLLDSLNWRSSFKPEEIRWSDVAHEGETGKVFRANLHDRVGRTVLIMKPGMHKNTTAPEDGTKYFVYLMENAVLNLPEGQEKMTWLLDFDGFSLRTNIPIKTSRDIIYILQNHYPERLGVVIFYNPPRIFEAFFKAVRYFIDPKTAQKLNFVYPNDKDSVELMNSLFDVENLPSEYGGKATLKYDHEEFSRLMLEDDVKTAQFWGLDEKSHHTNNGQSGGEVAS
- the LOC107642874 gene encoding protein AE7-like 1; this encodes MTLGLINANPVVHEKKERISRSEDPHPTDDAVDPLDIYDFVRDIRDPEHPYSLEQLSVLSEESITVDDKLGRILITFTPTVQHCSMATVIGLCLRVKLKHFFPPHYKVDIKVSPGSHADEVSVNKQLNDKERVAAALENPNLRELVEECLSSNEL